Below is a genomic region from Paenibacillus pabuli.
TCTTCCCGGTGGTTCTTCATTGGAGAAACGGTATCCTCAAAATGTTTTTTGATCCGCGGTCTCAATTTTCTTGCTTTCCCGACAAATAACAGCTCTCCATCGGCATTGTAAAACATGAAGATTCCACCCTGTTCCCGCGTGATCAGGTGAAAATCGGTAAATCCGTAAATGTGGCTAAGCTGCGGGTTAACCTGCTTCGTGATGGTTACATCCGGTGTTGGTACGGTAATCTGAATCATTGGGCTCACTTCCTCATTATCTATAGGCTTACATCCTATCATACATTATTACAGGAAACCATTTCATCCTATAAGATGCACAATTCACGCTATTTTCAACTATTACGACAATAATTTCAAAAAAAAGGTTAACTTCCCTGATTCAAAGTGGTACTATAGGGGTATGAGGAAGAAATTGGGCACTAAGACATACGTCTTTATATCTACTTCCGTCTATTGTACCCTATGAATCATGATCTTTTTCATACTGAATTCTGTAATGTGCGCACCACAACAAGAGGACAGTTAGCAAGTACGCAAGTCTATAGCTTTTGGGATTCATCATTAATACGACCCTTGCAGCAAGCAAATGTAGAAAGACATTAATTGTAGAATGTAATGTAGAAAAGAAACAGATGTAGAACTAGATTCGAATTAGAAAGCCTGCAATTATAGTCAGTAATCAAGCAAATAGACACACGTAGAAGAACCGATAGCTATCGATCCTAGAAAAAGAATGGTCATGCCATGCAATCTTAGTAAGTCATAACTTCATAACAGCAGATCTATATAGAATTGGATCAAGCTACACCCCCAGCCCGGCACGAAGCCAGGGCTTTTTTTACATTGTGCTCCGGCTTCTAACCATCGCCGCGATCAACCGATTATCGTTTTTATCGTAAGCTACATCTTCCCCGGTGCCTTAAACCATTTATAACAACCCCGTATACTCATATCTAACTTCATTGAATCTTGAGTTC
It encodes:
- a CDS encoding nucleotide excision repair endonuclease encodes the protein MIQITVPTPDVTITKQVNPQLSHIYGFTDFHLITREQGGIFMFYNADGELLFVGKARKLRPRIKKHFEDTVSPMKNHREEVATIEVCLVEDAVDREIYETYIINTKRAKYNVDKVFYN